The genomic stretch CTTTTGCCACAAGCTGAAACTTTCTATAGTAATAATAACCTTAAAGGCCTATGAAATTATTCGAAACAAAATCTTGTAGCTAATAATGAGTATTTTTGCTTCAAactagaaagaaaataaaaatagttggcttaaaaaaaatgaaaatagttgcCATGACAAAAATAATGAATATTTTTGCTCGATTATGAAAATCATGACAAGAGTTGTCTAACAATATTAGGTAACAAAATCgtggacaatggctatttaaacattctgcccaggcattcaaatccttcttcgcgaatgcggtcaaagcctcgcgttcgcgaagcacaaacttaagttGACCAAATTTTCCTCCTTCGCAAACGCGTCTGAcctctcgcgaacacgatgcctCCAGACTCCAACCTTCGCGAATGTGGCTCCCCTTCTCGCGAAGGCAATGCTCAATGGCCCAGCCCTACACGAACGCgggacctccctcgcgaacgcgaaggccaaaccttcAGCCTCAcgtgctaacccttcgcgaacgcgaggctccactcgcgaacgcgaaggccaattgtCTGCAACACCCAACAACAGATTTCTGCAACTTTctaaaacatgaaatggtccgattgaccacctgaaactcacctgaggcccctgggacctcaaccaaacatgctaacataacccataacatcattaaaactttttTGAATGctcgaaatgctcaaaacaacatcaaaacaccaaattcgcatcggattcaagcctaagaattccaaaatcttctaaattacggttttgataaaacaaaaagtctaccaaactatgtccgaatgacctgaaattttgcacacacatcccaaatgacaaaacggaactattgcaactaccggaattccattcccacccttatatcaaaatctcacctatcaaccggaaaacgccaaaatttcaatttcgccaattcgaaCCTAAATCttctccgaacctccaaaacacattccgatcacgctcctaagtcccaaatcacctcccgaagctatccgaaccatcggaactcacatccgagccctttaacacataagtcaacatccggttgacttttccaacttaagcttccacaaaggagactaagtgtctcaaaccttaacaaaacctctccgaacccgagccaaccaattcgatcacacatagaaccgataaacaaagcaataagaagcagaaatgggaaaaacggagcggtaactcatgaaacgaccggcggATCGTTACAATTAcaataatataaaatatgagTTTGATCGAActcatattttatattattgCAATGTGCATGTCATATACTCTATTACTTTTAAATAAGTTTacctttttatttcaaaaaagtATTCATATTGAGGACTTTAATTGTTGTAGGATATTTATGTATATGGTCcttaataatttttacatcacttaatatatatatatatatatatataaaagaatatATATGTCATTTTTAAATAAGCGCTCATATATTAAAGAGCTTTGTGAGGGAGGCTTGGTGCATTTAGTTTTGATAAATGACCAAAGGCTCTAATTATATACAAGAAACATATTtaatactacaagaaaataataaaaatcttaATGAAAATTGATATTTCGTAGCTGCATAATCACGGATTTACAATGAATTTATGGTTTCATCACTAATTAAAATTTTTATATTGAAATAATAAGTTTtacaattaataataaaatttattgctaaTTTTTGCCCCCATATATGATGACAAATTAAATTTAAAAGCAGGATTTTTATCTTAACATTATTGTTTGTATTAActttatataattttttatatcTAGTTACACTAAGATATCAAGTCCATACAAAAGTTAATTATACTGTTATTCTGGTTAAATTAGTATTAGTTGTAAGTtctaattttattaaaaatattgaATTACATATAATTAATGTGTGAATAACTAATTATTGAGAATTAAACAAATTAATATATTTAGTCTAGACGATAAAATACATTATGATAAGGTTTTTACAATCTTAATAAATATCATAAATCAAATTATACGTTGaatcataaaataaaattttaatatcaTTCTTATGCATGAAAGAGATCTTGTCTTTCTTGTGAGTATTATTTGTATTTAAGAATAATTATATATTTTCACTATTATTATGCTTATTTTTGAGATTTATTTGTAATTAAAAAAGTTacatattttctctatttttaaGTTTATTTCTATAAAACAAATTAAGAACTTAATATGACTGATATAGGGGTGTATAATAACTTATTTTTTAGTATTAAATGTCATGATTCATATTAAACAAAGTATTACTTTAAAGTTTCAAAACTAATTTAAATAAGTATATAATTATAGTTAGTTCGACttaaatatattatatattagATTTAAACAATTATGTGCTTGTACTTGATTACTAGTTATATTCAATTTAGATGAGTATAAAAGTTATTGATTTAGTAATATAATACTATTTTAATAACTTAGTAATTATCATAAACCTAACTTAACACTAAAAATTAAGTAGCTAATATTATTGAATTATGAACATATAACAAAACTAACAATATCTTATAAGATGACAAATCTATAAAGAAAATGTATTtaagaatatttttattttacttaaaTGTAATATATTTATTCTTTTGTTTATATGTAATTTTCttacttttatttgaatttatggcatttgaatttttttattgtatctatggtattaatattaagaaGTAAATAAAGCAAAATATATAAGAAGGGGGACGACTCCTAATAAACCTCCAAACCTAAATCTAAACTTCTCCTCTAGGCCGCCACTCTCCCTTTCCGTTTTCTAATTTCTCTCTTCCACACTGGTCGCCGTTACTTAAAGCCGCGAGAAAGACAAAGAGTAGTAAGAGGGTATCCCCACTACTTCTCATTTATGGACAAAATTTTTACCGTGTTGGTTTGTCTCTTAAATCGTAGAGTTTTCTGATTTCCTTACACCTGTTTGAGTTTGGGATTTTAAGTTCAATTTTACGAGTTATTCCAGCAATTTGATAGatattatgtattttttttataagtaGTAAGTGCGATTTTaaagatttgataggttttgtgCCTTACACCTAATTGACTTGGATTTCTGCTTCAATTGTTTGTTTTTAATCTCTTCTAGTATCAAAGTGCCTTTGAGAAATTTCAATCTCTTCTAGTATCAAAGTGTAAGTTTTACTTCTTTTTTCTTCATCTCCTTAAGTtttatgatatttatttaaatgcTTTTTCTTTTGTCTTCTGTGTTGAAAAAAAGTTTAGATTTTTTTTCACTTGATTCATGGctaagttttttcttttttcataatttattaatttttttaattactaAACGTAATTGCATCTAATTCGGTATATATTTTGATAATTCAAATAGTATAAGTTTCTCACGAGATCATattatttcattatttcagtATAGTGATGATGAAGAGTGCTTCATATATTCTTGGATGCATGAAGATCAAGGGTGCGATGAGGATGGCAACATGAATCATCAAGCAAACACTTACATTCATTTAATGTGAAATTCTGTACATTATTTCTGATTAGTACAAATGTGTATTTTGAAATtcattttgtaaatttttttaAATACCAATTTGTGCAGAATAAATTATTTCTCAAGCTTAATATGTTATTAATTTTAATATATTATGTACGGCCACAGAATAATTGGaaaaattttagaaaaaaatcaaATAGCTAAGAAACAGAGGATTTGTGAGAGAAACTTTTGTCACtataataaattaaaatttttgtcaaaaaattaaaatatagtAAAATAATCTAACCACAAATTTTTTGTATGATTTGTAGCCATGGAACTTTTAGTGCGTAgctaaacaaaaatatttttgccACGGACGACCCTATGAAAGCAGTTACATATCTAAATTTTCGTGGCAAATAAATTTAAATCTTTTGCCACGCTATAACACTTTGTGGCTACCATATAAAGACAGCTACAGATTTATTTTTCGTGGCAAGAGTATAAAATCATTTGCTATAAATATATTTGTCGTGGCAAAAGTATGAAATTATTTCTATATATATATGGCTACAATACTAAATTTTTGTAGCAGTAAGTATTAATCCTTAGCCACGGACCGTGTAAAGTTTGTAGCTAACTTTTAGCTACGTTACATTTTGCTACGAATGCTACAGAAAAAAATATTGTAGCTAAAGTGTTTAGCCACAAAAATTTTCATAATTAGCTACGTTCTGTTTTGTAGCTATAAATGTATTATGTTGTAATGACTTCTCATCAAATTTAATTTGTACCTATTAATTAACAGCTATTAGTCAGATTACTTGGGAAAAGTGATAAATAATTTGTTACAAATTACAATAGAggaaaatatacaaattttggaAACTTTACAGCTTTAGTTTGGAAAAAAAACCTAGCTTGTAACTCAAGAAACACGTAATCATACGTACAATTCATACTAATATATAAGTAAAGCAATATCAGTAAGTtaccaaaacaaaaacaaaaaccaGGTTATTACTTACTATTGAGAGCAAGAGAAAAATTGATTCAATGGCGGCGATTACCGATCATCCAATAATATGGACGAGAGGCAAAACCATCGGAAGAGGCAGTTTTGGTATCGTCACTTCAGCAACGACAACAAACTTCTCCATTGATATTCCATCGACAATCGCAGTAAAATCTGCCCTGTTTTCGCGTTCAAAATCGTTACAGAAAGAGAGAGATTTACTACACGAGTTTCAAGATTGTGATCATGTTATTCGATGTTTCGGAGCTGATGTTACTGAAGAAGATGGGAAGATATTGTACAACATGTTGCTCGAGTACGCGTCTGGTGGAAGTTTAGCCGATCGGATTGGTCAAAATTCAAGGCAAGGGTTGCAAGATTTCGAGGTAAAACAGTACGCGAAATCGATTCTATTGGGGCTTAGTCATATTCATGGAAGAGGTTTCGTTCACCGTGACATTAAACCAGATAACATTCTTCTTGTTGGTACGGAGAAAGTTGCCAAGATTGCTGATTTCGGGTCCGCGAAGAAGGTTGGAGGAGTAAAGAGTCAGAAAAAAAAGCACGGACTCAAAGGAACACCTATGTACATGGCGCCAGAATCAGTTCTTGATAACGATTACGGACCTGAAGCCGATATTTGGGCTTTCGGGTGCACTGTCTTTGAGATGGTTACAGGGAAGACAGTGTGGGATTGCAGTGAAGCTAACAACGTTGTTTATCTATTGTGCAAAATTGGAATGGGATCACCGGATTTGCAGAACAAAAGATTGTCAAAAGTGGCTGAAGATTTTCTGAGAAAGTGTCTTGTTAAGGAGCCGAGATCGCGATGGACTGCTGATATGTTATTGAAGCATCCATTTCTTTCATCTGATGATAATGTTGTTGTTCGTGAGCAGAAGCAGAcaaggaaaaaggaactcaaccCACTTTTGTTTATTCGGTATCTGTGTCGGTGAAAGTGATCCTTTGGTTGACGATTTCTGCAATAGTACGGAGATGGATAAGCTAAAACCAATGAAGCTGTTGGATTGCAGATCcaacaaaagaagaaagctacTAGAAGGATGCTGATTATCAATTTTGATTAGAATGAGTATACAAATGTAAAGAATTATACTGATGTATAGAACTACGTTCGGGCTTGATCCCCATAGGAGATTTAATTAGTTaggggtacgtaggcagcctgtGAGGAAAAAAAGATGATCAGGTGCAGCCCCTTGTATTAAACAAAAACAATTTTGTGTTTATATTTTCTGTAGTATTGAACAATCTGTACAAAAAGGCAGATTTTTGCATGTAATTTTAGTTAACAGTCATGAGTACATTCTCATTTCTGCCGATTTATATGTTGCATTTTGTATTTCTTAGATCATGATATATAGAAAGAGATCCTCTTTTGCACTGACTAGATTCTGTTTTTCAAGTATGCAAAGTTATGTTATATTCTTTTATTTCATGGAATAAAAGAATATATTAGAGTAAGAACAAATAACATAACAAGCCTCCTTTGTACGTAAAATTAAACACAATGTTTGCTAAAGGGCGGGCATGCTCGACTAAAAGAAGAGGAAAGCTTCTTCACTTTTGGCACGGGCACACACTCCGCGATCTCTGGGTCGCCGAGGTTCCTTTTCTTCCGCCTCTTAAGATCTGCTATCTCTATGATTTGATCCTTCACATTCTTTCTTCGAGCGACAAAAGATTAGGTTTTGCTAAGTTAATTTATTATTTGGTTCTTAAAAGAGTTATTATAACTAAGGAAGTAAAAGGAGGCCTAATTACTAAATAGGTATCCAAAGCAATTCATGACATGatctttttttttggtaattaaaggATTTATGAATCACCAAGTGAATCATTACAAAACCACACCTGACTTCAAACTCAGTCAGATGTCTCTATACTGTAACTATCTTTCTCTGTACATCAGTCAAATCTCTCACCTCACCTTTAGCTATTCAGTCAACTAACACTATCCACTATTCAAATTTTATCCCATCACAGTAGTTATTACAAACTACAGCTCCTGCCAAAGTTAACCATCGTGGTAGAATTGATGATGTATAGTGAACACAGttgattattaaaaaaaaagtacACCTCAATGCACAAAGTATTACACGTTCACAACTGATGAAATCTCAGCAAGTCTGTTTAAGTGGGTGAAAGTATAAAATATAATGTTGTGAATACTCAAAAGGACCAACAACCATAAAGTGGCAGCAAGATGTTAGGAATTCTTGGAAGTAAACATTTCTAATGACaacaaaatatagaaaaatatcACAATCCTCGACGGATAAGTATCCCTTTTCAAGCTGTAAAGACAGTAGGGGTGAGCGTTCGGGCAATTCGAATTGGATATGAAAATTTCGgtttgaattttcaattttcgGATTAAAAAAATGACAATCCAAATAAgctcggattggatcggattctTTAAGTTTGATTCCGGATTAATCGTTTGGATATTTTAGATTTTCGATTTTAAGTCTGCAAGTTGAGAGTCTTACAAAAATGAACATTCAAATAAAGTCCTCGTGTTAAATTGCTTAGAAAGTTTCTCATTCTAACCGCAGTCATCTAAATATAGTATTCaagtaataaaatcatcatcaagTATAATAAGGCCGATAATAAGTAGTAATAGTAAGACCATTTCCTAATAAAAACATTCTGATAGTAATTTAGTAATTAGTATTGAATACATGAGATAATATCTAATGGGTGGGGACAGTATTGGACTTATTATATTTCATATGGATAATGGactaaatataaaatatatccaATCCGAAATACCAAATCCAACATCCAATCTGAAATCCGAAATCTAAaagattttaaaaattaaatccgtAATCAGAATATTTaaaccaaaaatccaaaaaggtccggtaaaaacaggtacaAACCATATATGGGTCCAGTAGGAAAAGATTCACGGTCAAAACAAGACCATCCGAGGTACGATCATAGGTCGAGGAATAGAGAGTCGGGCTCATCATCAAGATTTGGGAAAGATCGAAACGAGCGAGAGTCAtgggatgatgatagaaatttgaaagcaAGGTTTAGCGGTTATAATTTTAATGTAAGcacttccgagctcgtagctattttaagaagcatgggtgataaggtacggtggccaaaagaaatgagatcgaactcaaacaggcgcaaccctgatcaCTAGTGcaaatttcacaacgatcacgggcataAAATGGCAGACTGTAGGTTGCTGCAAGGTGAAGTTGATCATCTATTAAAGCAAGGGTGTCTCACTGAATTATTCAGTGAGAGAGGTAAGCAAGCATAaatgaagaataggcaggagcccCCAAAACtaccttctcccaaaaggaccgttaatgtgataagtggaggtgaagacatcaatggtgtgACGTACACAGCAGCCAATAAAGTCTCCAGAGTCACAATTACCCACGGGAAGCGGGTGCAACATGTCTTAGAGGAAGAAATCATTACGTTTGATGATGCAGACGCGGATGGCGTATTATCCCTACATAACGTtgtactggtaatatctttacttgtacatgatactaatgtgaaacgagttttgattgatccaggtagttccgtgaccattattttgctaagagtactacgtgagatgcaagccgaagataaattaataccaaaggcgcatactctgtctggatttgacaattccagCGTAGTGACGAAAGGGAAAGTAATACTTACAACATTTGCAGAAGGAGTTGTCAAGGATACAAAATTtcaggtggtagatatggagatggcttacaatatgatccttgggagaccatggatccacgagatgGATGTCGTTTCGTCAACCTTGcaccaagttattaaatttccatcaccatggggaatatgtcaaatccatggggatcaacatacatccagAAGCATCAATTCTGTAGCAGATTCAAGTACAAAaaacgaagaaaaatagcaattacagaatcAGTTGAGGGtatcacaacacaaacctcaactgaacaaggacgAACAGACATGGACTCAAGGCCAGatgccattcaagaaccagaagaaaatgaaaatatcaaaacaacgattgaAGAACTGGAAGCTGTAATATTATTTGCACAatggcctgaaaggaaagtctacgtaggggccaatctaagccaagacatgaaaggtaagttgattgaatttttaaaaactaacatggattattttgcttggtcccactctgatatgaaaggaataccaccggaggtaatgactcacaaattaaatgaagacccgTCGTATCcccctgtcaaacaaaagaagagaaagcaaggaactttcaaaaatcaggtgattcgaGATGAGGTTCAAAAATTATTAAAGATTGGATCTATCcatgaggtaaagtatcctaattggttaggaaatactgttgtggtaccgaagaaaaatggtaagtggcgagtttgtgtacaTTACACAAACCttaacaaagcttgtcctaaagattctttttcattaccacatatagatcaactaattgatgctactgcaggacatgaattgttaagctttttagatgcgtattcaggatacaatcagatcaaaatggatccaatagattaagaaaaaacttcatttataacagacagggggacttactattataaagtaatgccttttggtctcaaaaatgctggtcaacatatcaaagactagtgaccaaaatgttccaagaacatttgggAAAAACAATGGAGGTTTACATAGATGACCTACTTGTTAAAACTCAACATTCAGGGGATCATATATCGCACTTGTCTGATACGTTTCAGGCCTTGCGGAAATTCAATGTGAAATTAAATCTgaagaaatgtgcattcggtgttgcatcaggtaagtttttgggttttcttatttctaaccgtggtattgaagtgaatcccacacagattaaggccattgaagaaattcctgacaTGCTTACAAGTAGAAAAGAAGTGCAGAGTTGataggaagaattgcagccttggggagattcatttctaaatcatcagaaaaatactttaagttcttttcaactcttaaaaagcaagatcagttcgaatggactgaggaatgtcagcaggcactcaaaaatttgaaggCATACCTGTCAAATCCGCCATTactcgcaaaaccaaaggctggggaaagattgctcatctaccttgctgtctcagaagtagcggtaagtgctgttttagtccgtgaagaccaaggtaaacaatctccgatcTATTATGTCAGCAAATCTTTATTAGATACGGAGACGCGGTATCCTCAGTTTGAAAAGatagcacttgcattaatcatggaatctaaaaaattaaggccttattttcaatgtcatcctatcgctgtagtaactgcttatccattacgcaatatattacataagcatgagttgtcacgtaggttagccaaatgggttatagaattaagtgaatatgacatc from Nicotiana sylvestris chromosome 12, ASM39365v2, whole genome shotgun sequence encodes the following:
- the LOC138884352 gene encoding mitogen-activated protein kinase kinase kinase 20-like translates to MAAITDHPIIWTRGKTIGRGSFGIVTSATTTNFSIDIPSTIAVKSALFSRSKSLQKERDLLHEFQDCDHVIRCFGADVTEEDGKILYNMLLEYASGGSLADRIGQNSRQGLQDFEVKQYAKSILLGLSHIHGRGFVHRDIKPDNILLVGTEKVAKIADFGSAKKVGGVKSQKKKHGLKGTPMYMAPESVLDNDYGPEADIWAFGCTVFEMVTGKTVWDCSEANNVVYLLCKIGMGSPDLQNKRLSKVAEDFLRKCLVKEPRSRWTADMLLKHPFLSSDDNVVVREQKQTRKKELNLDDFCNSTEMDKLKPMKLLDCRSNKRRKLLEGC